Within the Gracilinema caldarium DSM 7334 genome, the region GATATCCGAGACCAGCGGGTGGTTCAGCGAGAAGCCACACCAACCACGGTGGAAAATCTTGTTACGGGCTTTAACCGGGTCTATGAGGCCCTAGGGGGCCACAGGGAGAAACCCCAGGTTTTTGTGTCCTCCAGTGCCAAGGGGGGGCTTACCATTGCGGCCATCGGCCTCGTTCCGGACCTGACCCTTAAGGCCGCAAAAATGGCCGCCGCATCCGCCGGCGGCAAGGTTATCGCGAGCTTTGCTTACAAGCTAACCCAGACTGATATTGATACCTTAGAGCAGCTTAAGAGCGACATTATCCTCCTAAGCGGCGGCACCGACGGCGGAGACGAGACCTATGTGCTCCATAATGCAAGGATGCTCGCCGCATCGTCGGTAGGGTCCTTTATACTGTATGCGGGAAACCAAGCAGTGCGGGAACCGGTACTGGACATTTTACGCCGCTCCGGCAAAGAGGCCAGTGCCACCGCCAATATATTGCCGGACCTGGATTCGGTTCAGGTAGATGAAGCGCGCAAGGCTATTGGGGACATTTTTTTAAAACGGATTATCGAAGGCCGGGGACTTTCGGCGGTCCGGGATATATGCAGTGCGGACCCCAGGCCGACCCCCGCGGCGGTCTATGACCTGGTGGGGCTTTTGGAAGACAACGACGAGGGCCTTCTTGTCCTGGACATGGGGGGAGCCACCACCGACGTCTACACCGTGAGCGATCCCTATAGCGAGCAAAGCAACCGCATTTTTAGGGGTCTTCCCGAAACCAGGCTGAAACGGACCGTAGAGGGCGATTTGGGCCTTCGGGTGAGCGCCGCCTTTGTGGCCGAAACCGGATTGTCCTACATTAGGCGATCCCTGGATGAAGGGCGCCAGTCAGCCTTTAAGGCCTGGGTAGATCGGATCCGGGGTAACACGGGGCTCTTGCCATCCACAGAAGAGGAACAGCAGTTTGATGACATGCTGGCGGTCATCTGTGTGGCCGAATCGATTGCCCGTCATGGGGGCACTTTAACGCCCAGCTTTACCCCTGAGGGACTTGTCTGGATTCAGCAAGGCAAGGACCTCGGCAGGGTGCACCGCATCATTGGAAGCGGAGGCCGCCTGGCCCAGGAGTCTTCCATCAATATAATCCGCACTGCATTGGAAGGATATTTTCCTGCAGAAAAGGATGCAAACCGGCATTCCTGGCCCCAGGTTCAGCGGCTTCTTCCCCATGTTAATGAACTGGTCTACCAGCGGGACCGGGAGTACATCATTCCGCTGGCAGCCAATTTGGCCTTGGCCCATCCTGAGCTTGCCAAGGCCCTCGTGTTACAGAGCCTAGAAAGGGAGTATATCCATGATTGATCGAAAGATGAGCAGGGAACAATTTGAAACTCAGCGAAAAGAGGTCCTGCAATCCTGGCCTACCGGCGCAGAGGTAGATTTTGATGCGGCTATTGCCCTTCAGCGGTCCATTCCTAAAGAAAAGAATTTTGCCCATGCCATGATTCAGGCCGAGAGGGAAGGCCGGACCTTGCTTCAGCCCCGGGCCGGCGTGGCCCTGGTGGATGAGCATATCCGTCTGCTTAAGTATCTGGAAACTGAAGGCGAAGCGGACCTGCTTCCCACCACCATCGATGCCTATACCCGGCAGAACCGCTATACCGAGGCGGCCAAGGGTATAGAAAAATCCCAGGCCGCGGGGACGAGCCTTTTAAACGGCTTTCCCGCGGTGAACCATGGGGTGGCTGAATGCCGGCGGGTTACCGAAGCGGTGTCAAAACCGGTGCAGGTGCGGCACGGGACTCCCGATGCGCGGCTTTTAGCGGAAATTACCCTGGCCGCCGAGTTCACCGCCTTTGAAGGGGGCGGCATCAGCTACAACATACCCTATGCAAAAAACGTGCCCCTCCGTTCATCAATCCAGTACTGGAAATATGTGGACCGCCTGGTGGGGCTCTACGAAGAGGCGGGGGTCCGGATTAACCGGGAACCCTTCGGGCCCCTGACGGGGACTCTGGTGCCGCCCTGTGTGTCCCATGCGGTGGCCATACTGGAGGGTCTCTTGGCTCTTGAACAGGGTGTTGTTTCATTAACCCTGGGCTATGGCCAGTGCGGCAACCTGGTTCAGGATGTGGCGGCGATTATCAGCCTCAGGAACCTGGCCCAGGCCTACTTCAGCGAAGCGGGCTTCGAAAACGTAGAACTTACCACGGTGTTTCACCAGTGGATGGGGGGCTTTCCGGAAGATGAGGCTAAGGCCTTTGGGGTAATTTCCTGGGGTTCTGTGGCGGGCCGCCTGGCGGGGGCTACCAAGATTATCGTGAAATCCCCCCACGAAGCCATGGGGATTCCCACCAAGGAAGCCAACGCCCAGGGCCTGAGGACGAGCCGCCAAATCGTAAATATGCTGAGCGATCAGGGCATGCTCGATTCCCAGGCGGTACAACGGGAAGTAGCCCTGATTTTGCGGGAAACCAGGGCCATTCTGGAAGGAGCCTTTGCCCTGAGCTCCGGCCGGGATCCGGAAGAAGCGGCGGTCCGGGCCTTTGAGGCGGGGATTATCGATGTGCCCTTTGCCCCATCAAACCAGAACCAGGGCAAGATCCTACCCATGCGGGACAACGAAGGCTTTGTACGGATCTTTAAGGCTGGAGCCCTGCCCCTGCCCCAGGATGTACTGGACTTTCACCGGGAACGGCTGGAAGATCGGGCTAAAGCAGAGGGAAGAATCGTAAGCCTCAGGATGGTAACCGATGATATTTATGCCATTGGGAAAGGACGCTTAGTAGGGAGGCCACAATGAAAATTAAAGCGGTATCTTTTAGGGAGGGGGCCAGTGCCTTCTTTTTTGATGACCAGCGGGCCATTAAGGCCGGGGCAGGTCACGATGGGTTTACCTATACGGGGAAACCCATTACGCCGGGCTTTGTACGGATTCGCCAGCCCGGCAAGGTAATCTGTGTTACCCTGGAGGTCGAAAACGGCCGCTTTGCCTATGGGGATTGTGCGGCGGTTCAATATTCGGGGGCTGGAGGCCGGGATCCTCTGCTTGACCCGGAAAAGTATATCCCCTTCCTGGAAAAGCAGGTAAAGCCGGTGCTGGAGGGAATGGAACTGGATTCCTTCCGCCGTTGTGCCCAGCTTATCGATGACCTGCGCATTCCGGACCCCCTCTCTGAACAGCCACATCAGCCTAAAATACTTCATACAGCCCTGCGCTACGGAATCACCCAGGCATTGCTCTATGCCCGGGCCGAAGCGGCGGGCAAAATTCCCGCAGAAATTATCGCCGAAGAATGGAACCTGCCCCTCATCGCCAAGCCGGTGCCTGTGTTCGGACAGACCGGGGACGACCGCTATTCCAATGCGGACAAGATGATCCTAAAGGGGGTAGACGCCCTGCCCCACGGACTCATCAATAATGTTGATGAAAAGCTGGGCCGCCAGGGGGAAAAACTTCGGGAATACCTGCGCTGGCTTTCCCGGCGTATTCAGGACTTACGGATGACCGAAGAATACAGGCCAGCCCTTCATGTGGATGTCTACGGCACCATCGGACAGATTTTTAACAATGATCCGGTCCGGGTAGCTGACTATGTGGCATCTCTGGAAAAGGATGCCAGCCCCTTTGCCCTGTACATCGAAGGGCCGGTAGACCTGGAACACCGGGAACGGCAGATTGAAGGACTCGCCGCAATTACCAGACAGCTAGAAAAGCTGGGTTCGGGGGTAAAAATCGTGGCCGACGAATGGTGCAATACCCTGCAGGACATAAAGGACTTTGCGGATGCCAAAAGCTGTCACATGATCCAGATTAAAACCCCGGATTTGGGGGGCCTCCAGGATATTGTAGATGCGGTGCTCTATTGCAAAAAGACCGGCGTAGAGGCCTACCAGGGAGGAACCTGCAACGAAACGGACCTCTCGGCCCGGGCCTGTGTTCACCTGGCCATGGCAAGCCGCCCCGAACGGATGCTCGCGAAGCCCGGCATGGGTTTTGATGAAGGTTTTTGTATCGTGACCAATGAAATGGCCCGAATCTGTTCCACCTTTGAGTTAAGGAGCCATCATGCCTAATCAAGAATTACGGGTCCTGTCCCCCACCGCAATCCTGGGCTACGGTTTCCCTGAAGAATCCTTTAAGCGGGCCCTGGACCGGAAGCCCCATGTCATCGCCGTCGATGCGGGGTCCAGCGACCCGGGACCCTACTACCTGGGCAGCGGCAAGGCCTTTACGAACCGGGCCTTTGTAAAACGGGACCTGCGCTACATGCTCACAGCGGGAAGAAAACTGAATATTCCCGTCATTGTGGGCACCGCCGGAGGAAGCGGAGCAGAGCCGCACCTGCAATGGTGTTATGACATCATTATGGAAATTGCCAGGGAAGAAGGGCTTTCCTTTAAAATGGCGGTCATCCCCAGCGATGTTTCTAAAGAAGTGGTCCGTAAGGCAATCCGTGCAGGCACCATAGAAAGCCTGTCCTTTGTGCCGCCCCTCATCGAAGAAGCCCTGGATGCCACCACTCACCTGGTAGCCCAGCTTGGCCCCGAGCCGCTCGTAGAAGCCCTGCGGCAGGGAGCTGATGTGGTCCTGGCAGGCCGCTGTTATGATCCGGCCAATTTTGCAGCCCTTCCCCTGCTTCTGGGCTACGATGAAGGCCTGGCCATTCACATGGGTAAAATTCTTGAGTGCGGGGCCATTGCGGCAAGTCCCGGCTCCGGGGCCGATTGCGCCTTTGCCACCCTGACCGACCATTCCTTTATACTGGAAGCCCCGAACCCGAAGCGGCAATTTACCATTGCCTCTGCGGCGGCCCATACCCTCTATGAAAAAAGTAACCCCTACGAATTACCCGGTCCGGGCGGAATATTAGACCTGCGGCACTGCAGTTTTACCGACATCGGCAACGGCCGGGTCGAAGTACAGGGAAGCCGCCATATCAGGACTGAGCCCTATAAGGTTAAACTGGAAGGAGCCCGGCCGGTGGGCTACCGAAGCATCAGCATCGCCGGAGTCAGGGATCCCATCATGATCGCCTCTATCGACCAGATTTTGGAACAGGTCAGCGCTCAGGTGCGGAGCATGGGTTCGGAAAACCGAGGCCAAGTCTTTTTCCATGTCTACGGCCGGGATGGGGTTATGGGAAGCGGAGAAATCAGGCTGAAAACCCAATGGCAGAGCCAAAAACCCTACGAACTGGGTATTGTTATAGAATCGGTGGCCCCAACCCAGGAAGAAGCGGATACCCTTACCAGCGTAACCCGTTCGACCCTTTTGCATTACGGCTACGAAGGCCGTATTTCTACCGCCGGTAACCTGGCCTTTCCCTTCTCGCCCTCGGATATCAGCATGGGAACGGTCTATGAGTTTTCGGTGTACCACCTCATGCCCATCGAAGACCCGGTACAGTTCCCCGGAAGCGAGGGCAGAAAAATGCTCACCGTAGATAAAGGAAGGATCCTATGAAAGTAGCCCTCATTGATGTGGCACGGGTTATTCGTTCTAAAAATTCCGGCCCCTTTGAACTCACCTTGGATATCATGTTCAAAGAAAAGGAAATGTACGAACTTTTCAAAGCCCGGAACTTGATAAACCCTGAGCTAATTGCTACCCTCTACGGAGTTACACCAGAAGAGGTCCTGTCGGTGGTCTATTTTGAGCCTGCCCAGGCAATAAAGGCTACCCTTAAGCGGCTCATCCCGTCGGGGGCCCCCGGAGACCGGGATATTTATGGCGCCCAACAGCACGGACCCCTTCTGGATCTGGAGTGGGAGCTTACATGAAGAAAAGAGAACACATTGCGGATCGTTCAGTGCTTTTCAGCGTGTTCAAACTATTGCAATACAAAAAGATACGGAAAGCAGGGCTCTTCTGTGCAGGAACGGCCCTGCGGGATTTCTTCGGCCTGCAGTATAAGCAAAAAATTATACCCAAAAAAGCTCCGGTGTATTGGGTCGATCATCCCCTCGATGAACGCATTCCTTTTGTACCGGAACAGGTCGATATTTACCTTGATTTTGTCTACTTCTGGATCCGTTCTGCAGCTTTTCTTATGGAAAGGTTTGGGGAAGCAGCAGAGACAGAGGTAGCCCGTTTTGTGGAAGATATGGGACGCCTCTATAGCTTTGCCGCAGAGGTTTATCGACGGGGCTTTTCTACGACGAGGCGCCCACGGTACTTTAAAAAATTACGTTTCGTCATAATCCACACCTTTGACCCCCACCTCATGTGCATTCCGAGCCTCCACGTGATGGTGGTCTGCAGAGCCTACACCCGATTCAAGGCTATTGTAGAAAAACTAGGCGCCACAAAGTCATTAGCCCCTTATATTGATGAATTGAAATGTGGGGCTCAGGCAATTACGGAGTCTATTTTATATGTGAAACAACATAGTGTTAACTGTATTCCCGCAGCTTTTTATGCGCTCTCTGCTCTGGATTCAGCCCTGTTTCCTCCAGAAGAGATGGAGCAGTTCAGTCAAGACCTCTTTGCCGATTCACTCCATCTCGATACTGAATCGCGAGAAGCCATCATAGACCATATCCGGAAACTTTACTATGAATTTATAGAACAAAAAAAAACAGCTGCGGATTGGTCTGATGTGCTCGTATCATTTCTTGAAACCAAACCAATCTGTATTCCAGGAACAAAAAATCTTGCCCAAACGGTGATATAAGGATATGCTAGCACCATATGAGCCTTATTGTTGATCTTTACGCTTTGCTTGAACAGCAGAAACCCCGTCCTGAGCATTGGGCTTTGGTAGATGCTTTTGATGCTGTTACTAACGGAATGGACAATCCTGAAGCTTTGGAACGGATCCGTTCTTTAGACAGCATTGAATTAAACAGCTGGAAATGGCTTATTTATGCAATCAAAGCCCTTTATGAAGGCAATGCCAGCATGGTTGAGCAAGCCATACACCATATATCAGAGGGAACACCACCAGCACTGCTTAAACCTCTCTTTACTACCTGGCTCTCTAAACGACTCCAAAGACAGAATCTGTATCTTGATAAACCGGAACTGGCAGATTTATTTACCCAATTAAGTCTCCCCCAACACCCTCTTGTCAATAGGGCCGAGCAAGCAGAAGAAGCCCTCAAACAGAGCTTTCTACCTCTCTTTGAGCAATATTTTATTAAAATTCTTCGTGAACTGTACCAGATAGACACTGAAACAGGCCCAGGCCTTGCTGTCCGTTATGGTATACATACCCTTTGCTTGCTTTATGAAGGGGGATACCAGTTGGAGAATGTACTTCCACTTCTGGTACAAGCCCTTGGTGAAGCCGATGGATGTGCCTGCCTTGCCCTGGCATTCATCAAATTACAAACTATTAATCAGAACCTGCAGGAACGTACCCTACAGGCCCTCGATGCATGTCTGGCAGCTCCAGACGGTAGATTCCTTAACGCAGATATGAAATGTACCCTTAGTATCATAAAAACGTTTTTTAATACTTCGGGTATAGTCGATATAATTCAGATAAAACTCCAAAACGTAAGAGATCCGGTACAGATGGAATTATTTAATGAGGAGTTATTATGGAATTAATCGAAATTTTAGAAAAGGCACACGAGAAAGGCGCCTCTTCTGAAAGTCTTGTTAAACTTACTAAGGTCTTTCAAGAGCTCGCAATTCCTTCAGAATTAGCTCAAGAGCTCCCACCATCATTACAATTTATAGGTCCCCGCCCATGGATAAATGCCATAAAGACATTATATGCGAAAGGTAGCGAAAAGGGAGGAATAGGGCATGAATGAGATTGAAGTACACTTTCCTAATGGGAAAAGCATAAGAACCATATATGGGACAAAGGTCGAAGGACTACTTGAACATTTTGATGTATTAGATTGCCCCATTGTTGCAGTAAAGGCAAATAATGAGTTATTAGCGCTTTCAAGCAGGCTCGAAGTGAATG harbors:
- a CDS encoding acyclic terpene utilization AtuA family protein, giving the protein MPNQELRVLSPTAILGYGFPEESFKRALDRKPHVIAVDAGSSDPGPYYLGSGKAFTNRAFVKRDLRYMLTAGRKLNIPVIVGTAGGSGAEPHLQWCYDIIMEIAREEGLSFKMAVIPSDVSKEVVRKAIRAGTIESLSFVPPLIEEALDATTHLVAQLGPEPLVEALRQGADVVLAGRCYDPANFAALPLLLGYDEGLAIHMGKILECGAIAASPGSGADCAFATLTDHSFILEAPNPKRQFTIASAAAHTLYEKSNPYELPGPGGILDLRHCSFTDIGNGRVEVQGSRHIRTEPYKVKLEGARPVGYRSISIAGVRDPIMIASIDQILEQVSAQVRSMGSENRGQVFFHVYGRDGVMGSGEIRLKTQWQSQKPYELGIVIESVAPTQEEADTLTSVTRSTLLHYGYEGRISTAGNLAFPFSPSDISMGTVYEFSVYHLMPIEDPVQFPGSEGRKMLTVDKGRIL
- a CDS encoding methylaspartate mutase subunit E, whose protein sequence is MIDRKMSREQFETQRKEVLQSWPTGAEVDFDAAIALQRSIPKEKNFAHAMIQAEREGRTLLQPRAGVALVDEHIRLLKYLETEGEADLLPTTIDAYTRQNRYTEAAKGIEKSQAAGTSLLNGFPAVNHGVAECRRVTEAVSKPVQVRHGTPDARLLAEITLAAEFTAFEGGGISYNIPYAKNVPLRSSIQYWKYVDRLVGLYEEAGVRINREPFGPLTGTLVPPCVSHAVAILEGLLALEQGVVSLTLGYGQCGNLVQDVAAIISLRNLAQAYFSEAGFENVELTTVFHQWMGGFPEDEAKAFGVISWGSVAGRLAGATKIIVKSPHEAMGIPTKEANAQGLRTSRQIVNMLSDQGMLDSQAVQREVALILRETRAILEGAFALSSGRDPEEAAVRAFEAGIIDVPFAPSNQNQGKILPMRDNEGFVRIFKAGALPLPQDVLDFHRERLEDRAKAEGRIVSLRMVTDDIYAIGKGRLVGRPQ
- a CDS encoding glutamate mutase L, which encodes MAELALSIDIGSTWTKGILVDIRDQRVVQREATPTTVENLVTGFNRVYEALGGHREKPQVFVSSSAKGGLTIAAIGLVPDLTLKAAKMAAASAGGKVIASFAYKLTQTDIDTLEQLKSDIILLSGGTDGGDETYVLHNARMLAASSVGSFILYAGNQAVREPVLDILRRSGKEASATANILPDLDSVQVDEARKAIGDIFLKRIIEGRGLSAVRDICSADPRPTPAAVYDLVGLLEDNDEGLLVLDMGGATTDVYTVSDPYSEQSNRIFRGLPETRLKRTVEGDLGLRVSAAFVAETGLSYIRRSLDEGRQSAFKAWVDRIRGNTGLLPSTEEEQQFDDMLAVICVAESIARHGGTLTPSFTPEGLVWIQQGKDLGRVHRIIGSGGRLAQESSINIIRTALEGYFPAEKDANRHSWPQVQRLLPHVNELVYQRDREYIIPLAANLALAHPELAKALVLQSLEREYIHD
- a CDS encoding methylaspartate ammonia-lyase, with the translated sequence MKIKAVSFREGASAFFFDDQRAIKAGAGHDGFTYTGKPITPGFVRIRQPGKVICVTLEVENGRFAYGDCAAVQYSGAGGRDPLLDPEKYIPFLEKQVKPVLEGMELDSFRRCAQLIDDLRIPDPLSEQPHQPKILHTALRYGITQALLYARAEAAGKIPAEIIAEEWNLPLIAKPVPVFGQTGDDRYSNADKMILKGVDALPHGLINNVDEKLGRQGEKLREYLRWLSRRIQDLRMTEEYRPALHVDVYGTIGQIFNNDPVRVADYVASLEKDASPFALYIEGPVDLEHRERQIEGLAAITRQLEKLGSGVKIVADEWCNTLQDIKDFADAKSCHMIQIKTPDLGGLQDIVDAVLYCKKTGVEAYQGGTCNETDLSARACVHLAMASRPERMLAKPGMGFDEGFCIVTNEMARICSTFELRSHHA
- a CDS encoding DUF4387 domain-containing protein; this encodes MKVALIDVARVIRSKNSGPFELTLDIMFKEKEMYELFKARNLINPELIATLYGVTPEEVLSVVYFEPAQAIKATLKRLIPSGAPGDRDIYGAQQHGPLLDLEWELT